The window TGGCACTTCGAGCTGTGAATGTTGAAGAAGGTGATATTGTTTTTTGTCAAGACTTAACATTTTCTGCAACAGTTAATCCCATTATTTATCAGCATGCCACACCTGTTTTTATTGACAGTGATCATAAAACTTGGAACATGTGTCCTGAAGCTTTGGAAAAGGCATTTGAACAATACACACCAAAAGCAGTGATCGTGGTCCATTTATATGGTTTATCAGCAGATCTAGATAAAATAATGGCAATTTGCAAGAAGCATAACGTACCGCTTATTGAAGATGCTGCTGAAAGCCTAGGCTCAAAATATAAAGGTCGGTATACAGGTACACTGGGCGATTACGGCATCTATTCCTTTAACGGAAATAAGATTATTACCACATCGGGTGGGGGGATGCTTGTTTCTAATGATGAAGAGCGTATTGCCAAGGTAAGGTTTTGGGCAACGCAATCAAGAGATCAAGCAAGACACTATCAGCATAGTGAACTTGGCTTTAATTATAGAATGAGTAATATCGTAGCAGGCATTGGAAGAGGTCAGCTTAAGGTATTAGAGCGTAGAATAACAAAAAAAAGGTACATCAATGCTTATTATGAGAATGCATTTCACGACATGGAAGATATCAGCATGATGCCTATTAATCCATGGGATGAACCTAATTATTGGTTAAGTTGTATCACCGTACAAGGTAAAGTAAAACCAATGGACATTATGGAGGCATTGGAAGAAAAAAACATTGAATGTCGGCCCATCTGGAAACCCATGCATATGCAGCCATTTTTTGAAAAATATCATTATGTTGGTGATGGCGTTTCCAAAGAAATCTATGAAAGTGGTGTTTGTTTACCCAGTGATTCAAAGATGACCGACAAAGCCTTGTTCACTGTGGTCAATACAATCAAAGAATTGTGGTGTTAAGATGAAAGTGTATATGAGATTCATAAAAAGACCGATGGATTTTATATTGTCCTTATTAGCACTTACGATACTATCACCATTCTTGGTTATTCTAGCTGCTTTGGTGAGATGTAAACTAGGTAGTCCAGTAATTTTTAAACAACAACGCCCAGGGCTAAATGAAAAAATTTTCACGTTATATAAGTTCAGAACCATGACAGATGCGCGAGATGAGCAGGGCGAATTATTACCAGATCATATGCGATTGACAAAGTTTGGAAAGACCCTAAGAGCCACATCTTTGGATGAACTACCAGAGCTTTTTAATATTTTAAAAGGTGATATGTCCATCATCGGCCCTAGGCCTTTGCTTGTGAAATATTTACCACATTATAACTCACAACAAAAAAGACGTCATAACGTAAGACCTGGATTATCTGGACTAGCCCAAATCAATGGCAGAAATACCATTAGCTGGGAGGAAAAATTCAAATTAGATGTGCAGTATGTGGATGGCTTAAGCTTTGTTATGGATTGGAAAATCATTTTTTTCACCCTGTATAAAGTTTTCAAGAGATCTGGTATCAACACCTTATCAGATGAGATGATGCCCAGTTTTGAAGGTAGTGAGCAGAAGCAATTAGGA is drawn from Vallitalea pronyensis and contains these coding sequences:
- a CDS encoding sugar transferase — translated: MRFIKRPMDFILSLLALTILSPFLVILAALVRCKLGSPVIFKQQRPGLNEKIFTLYKFRTMTDARDEQGELLPDHMRLTKFGKTLRATSLDELPELFNILKGDMSIIGPRPLLVKYLPHYNSQQKRRHNVRPGLSGLAQINGRNTISWEEKFKLDVQYVDGLSFVMDWKIIFFTLYKVFKRSGINTLSDEMMPSFEGSEQKQLGARDAS
- a CDS encoding DegT/DnrJ/EryC1/StrS family aminotransferase — translated: MRDRIYISSPDMSYEGYEMAYIKEAFDTNWIAPLGMNVDGFELELAKKVGISSAVALSAGTAAIHMALRAVNVEEGDIVFCQDLTFSATVNPIIYQHATPVFIDSDHKTWNMCPEALEKAFEQYTPKAVIVVHLYGLSADLDKIMAICKKHNVPLIEDAAESLGSKYKGRYTGTLGDYGIYSFNGNKIITTSGGGMLVSNDEERIAKVRFWATQSRDQARHYQHSELGFNYRMSNIVAGIGRGQLKVLERRITKKRYINAYYENAFHDMEDISMMPINPWDEPNYWLSCITVQGKVKPMDIMEALEEKNIECRPIWKPMHMQPFFEKYHYVGDGVSKEIYESGVCLPSDSKMTDKALFTVVNTIKELWC